From a region of the Macrobrachium nipponense isolate FS-2020 chromosome 3, ASM1510439v2, whole genome shotgun sequence genome:
- the LOC135221969 gene encoding tyrosine--tRNA ligase, mitochondrial-like isoform X2, which translates to MGNLVAGHDLISRVRKRQVTGLTIPLITNEAGNKFGKSAGNAVWLDGKKTSSFDLYQFFIRTQDAEVEKLLKLLTFYHVSDIEKIMEQHWLNPEKRQAQKKLAEKVTLLVHGNKGLDSAILASDALYGGNPESLVEMTAEEMGVVFKSASSATLMLHPGTSIVKMAMDAGCFRDERDARRIISAGGFYINLSRVNNPDLVLIPGAHILPNNITLLRVGKKNYYLVKWLR; encoded by the coding sequence ATGGGAAATTTGGTAGCAGGACATGATTTGATTAGCAGAGTAAGAAAAAGGCAAGTCACTGGACTTACTATCCCTCTGATAACTAACGAAGCTGGTAATAAATTTGGTAAATCAGCTGGTAATGCAGTCTGGCTTGATGGTAAAAAAACATCTTCCTTTGATTTGTATCAGTTTTTCATAAGGACACAAGATGCAGAAGTTGAAAAGTTACTGAAGCTGCTTACATTTTATCATGTTAGTGACATTGAAAAAATTATGGAACAGCATTGGCTAAATCCAGAAAAAAGACAGGCACAGAAGAAACTGGCAGAAAAAGTGACTCTTTTGGTACATGGTAATAAAGGTTTGGACTCTGCTATATTGGCAAGTGATGCTTTATATGGAGGGAACCCCGAGAGTTTAGTAGAGATGACAGCTGAGGAGATGGGAGTGGTTTTCAAATCAGCCTCATCAGCTACTTTAATGCTTCACCCTGGTACTTCTATTGTGAAAATGGCAATGGATGCTGGTTGCTTCCGTGATGAGAGAGATGCACGACGTATCATCAGTGCTGGTGGATTTTATATTAATCTAAGTCGAGTTAATAATCCAGATCTTGTACTCATTCCTGGTGCACATATACTACCCAATAATATTACATTGTTGCGAGTTGGAAAGAAAAATTACTATTTGGTGAAATGGTTGAGGTGA
- the LOC135221969 gene encoding tyrosine--tRNA ligase, mitochondrial-like isoform X1 codes for MLSRSSVKSRMSSNEGISFIEFTYQALQAYDWLYLFDKHQCTIQIGGSDQMGNLVAGHDLISRVRKRQVTGLTIPLITNEAGNKFGKSAGNAVWLDGKKTSSFDLYQFFIRTQDAEVEKLLKLLTFYHVSDIEKIMEQHWLNPEKRQAQKKLAEKVTLLVHGNKGLDSAILASDALYGGNPESLVEMTAEEMGVVFKSASSATLMLHPGTSIVKMAMDAGCFRDERDARRIISAGGFYINLSRVNNPDLVLIPGAHILPNNITLLRVGKKNYYLVKWLR; via the exons ATGTTGTCCAGGAGCAGTGTGAAGTCACGCATGAGTTCAAATGAAGGCATCAGTTTTATAGAATTTACGTACCAG gctctCCAGGCATATGATTGGTTGTATTTATTTGATAAGCATCAGTGCACAATTCAGATTGGTGGCAGTGATCAGATGGGAAATTTGGTAGCAGGACATGATTTGATTAGCAGAGTAAGAAAAAGGCAAGTCACTGGACTTACTATCCCTCTGATAACTAACGAAGCTGGTAATAAATTTGGTAAATCAGCTGGTAATGCAGTCTGGCTTGATGGTAAAAAAACATCTTCCTTTGATTTGTATCAGTTTTTCATAAGGACACAAGATGCAGAAGTTGAAAAGTTACTGAAGCTGCTTACATTTTATCATGTTAGTGACATTGAAAAAATTATGGAACAGCATTGGCTAAATCCAGAAAAAAGACAGGCACAGAAGAAACTGGCAGAAAAAGTGACTCTTTTGGTACATGGTAATAAAGGTTTGGACTCTGCTATATTGGCAAGTGATGCTTTATATGGAGGGAACCCCGAGAGTTTAGTAGAGATGACAGCTGAGGAGATGGGAGTGGTTTTCAAATCAGCCTCATCAGCTACTTTAATGCTTCACCCTGGTACTTCTATTGTGAAAATGGCAATGGATGCTGGTTGCTTCCGTGATGAGAGAGATGCACGACGTATCATCAGTGCTGGTGGATTTTATATTAATCTAAGTCGAGTTAATAATCCAGATCTTGTACTCATTCCTGGTGCACATATACTACCCAATAATATTACATTGTTGCGAGTTGGAAAGAAAAATTACTATTTGGTGAAATGGTTGAGGTGA